In Rosa rugosa chromosome 4, drRosRugo1.1, whole genome shotgun sequence, the genomic stretch TCAAAGCTTGGTTCTTCATTTTAAAATATGTCATTCAATGAACCTGATATACACAGTGCAGGAATcatgcatacgtatatatgggatatatagatatatattgtACTGTATCTAGTCGAACAAGAACATTTGCATCTGCATTTACATCACACAGGTGAAATCTCTCATACACATACCAACCAAATGAAAACAAACGTGCATTAACTCAACTTCAGGCTAAAAATTAAACCAAAGCATCACCAAGTTTTTGCACCAATTACCAGAACACACCCTGAGTACACGCATTCAAGAGAAAAGAACTTTGGGATTGCAATTACATGAAGCAagaaactcctttgacagaagACACCTATCTAACACTTCTATAAAAGCTGAAAGTTCATCACCATAAttaaagggggaaaaaaaagaaaaaaaaaaagaccacaCTTTAGCTAGATTTCTACATTTCACAGGAATACTCAGATGTAAAGGAGTCAAATTTAACAATAAGTACCGATATCAATGAATCCTTCCTTTTAGATTCCAAAAGCTGATCAGCATCCTGCATCGAAAAATACTTTATCAGTAACTGGTCTGAATCCAATTCATCAATAACCATTCAAACAATATACTCTAGCTACTACCACGAATTTCTCTTTTCGGTATGTTTTAACAATAAGAAAAGATTAAGGGGGGGTGGTGCGCTGTCACTTACTCAAGAAATTGATATTCATACCGCATCGGTATCATTTTCTACAGGATGACACTTTCTTGCTGCTAGAGCGGCGGCTAGTTCTTCAGCTTATTTGATTAATACCACCAGCATTAGCATCTTGAAATGATTAATACTACTTATAGTTCTGCACCTTAAATCTATTTGAATTCTCCATTAATGAGTCACGATTTCACCATATTTGATATATCTGTACTGaagtgggtaaaaaaaaaaactgcttcaGTTTGGTGGTGAGCTCATCATGCGACCTTGAAACTCCATGAATGCCTGTAAAATATTGACTGTGGTAAATTGCTAGCAAGTAAAGAAATTGGAGAATTGAGAAAGGATAAAGAGGGGCTTACAGCTCTGTTGGCTTCATCGGCCATTTTTAATCGTTTCACACAAACTATGCACTCTGCTGTGTTGGAGGAGATTTAATCTGAAATTCTATATATCCACCGCTTTGCACACCTTGAACAGAGACATTAAGCTCATACAATCAAACCCATAGTTCAAATGATCCCAAAAATCATGCAAACAcagcaaacccagaaaccccAGGGGGGGAAAAATACCAAAACCTACAAACAAATCGGGTTGTGATTccggaaaaaaaataaaataagaaaaaccaaaactcttctgcaatcaaaacaaaaccctGAGAGCTTCTCGTTattgttaaaaaaataatacaaaaaCTCTTGCgcaatcaaaacaaaacaaaaccctgAGATGCAAATAACCATTAGACCAAATCCAGAGCAAATGTGATTTTTCCTCCTCTTAAACTATAGAGCCTAAGAATAATAAAAATGCAACAGAACTTCTATAAGTAGCCTAAAAATACAAAACCCAGAAGCAATGTTAGCAACTAATCCTATCCTATATGGATACAAAGAGAATAATATCACTCTAGAAGTTTCAGGAATTAAGAACGCAGGAGACCAAAAAAAACCACCTATCCTATATAGATACAAAGAGAATAATATCACTCTAGAAGTTTCAGGAATTAAGAACGCAAGAGaccaaaaaaaaccaaaacggTCCTGTCCTGCTAAAGTCGATCCATCTCCCTCAGGTTTTGGAATAAAGAAACACACAGGAGAATATATACATAAAGGAAGCATCAATATTGATTCCTTTAGCAGCTAGCTATCTTTTAGAGTAAGTCTTAATTTAATAATAAACGATGTAtctgttaagtcatcttttgtcaataacttatatataatttgttattattattaattcaTAAGCAATCTCtctacaaaacaaaattaagcAATCTGAGTTTGACCACTGCAATTGAAGAATGAATGAATAATGCAGAAGAAGGCGTATCCCACTCCTCTCTCCCCTTTTTTAGCAACCAAAACCCAATTACTCAAATCCAAACCCTACTGATCTAAAACTCCAATTGAagaaatcaaaatcaataaatttCATATTGATGCAACGAACCCTAATTGCAGCAATCCAGATCAAGCACAGCAATAATTGATGCAACGATCCTAACAGAATACAGAAACTAAAGAATAATAGAGAAAATTAAATGATGACATACCGGCAGTCAAGGCGAATACAAAGTCTCAAACTTGGGAAATGGCAGAGAGATCCATACGTGTTTTGGGGGCAAACCCAGACCAAACTCTCATGTTCTTCTTTCTGCTACAACTTCGATCACTCGCTCAATCTAAAGGAACTAACTTTAACACCtccagtcaaaaaaaaaaaaaaaattaaaactccATCATTATAGTATACTGAAAACCAGTTCATGAATCAAAAACATATGCCATTATCAAAAACACATACCAGTATGATCACTTCTATATTTCTGAACTTTACAGAAAACAAATAGATATCTACTTTCAGGTTGGTAAGAaattaaggaaaagaaaagaaaaccgatgttttttttaggagaaattTCTATATACAGAGACTACCAAAAAGATGCATGGACATAAAGCTGTAAGGAGAACTGAAAGCTATCAGAAATCGAATTCATTAATGACAAACATTTTACATGTTTACTGCATCATATTTCACAGCATTCATGTAATTATTTGTCACTGCCTCTTCTCTACTCATAGCTGACCGACTTATCCTGTTTCACCCTAGATTCACCAGTCTCACCATTCAGCATAAATAAGAAGAAGCCAATACAATGAGTGACATACGAAGATAATGCACCAACTTTTTGTTTCAAGCAGAGGCAATTTTgcagaagaagaattagaaagTGGTAGTAATAGCAATTGAAATAATAGGGGCAGCAGGGATATATACAAAGAATTCCAGTATAATAAGAGAAGGGCACATCCACATCGGTGCCAGTCCCAAGTGATGAGACTATACTCTTAAGATTCGGTGGTGGGAATCTTAAAGCAAATACTGAATGGAAGTGATGAGACTATACTCTTCCCAGCCAGTCATTCCCCAAACCAAGTCGCCTTGCTTAAACTTTGCATCCCCAGATTCCAAAACTTTAGCCACGCCAAAACCGCTGATCGGCAgcatatatatgaaaaatgatttcaaaatTACGCGATTGATTTAAACGTCATAACAAAGCAAGGTTCTTTTTACCCATTTCATACACACAAATCGTGTATATATAACAGTAGCAACAATTGCTACGACCCAAGAAGCTTAAAGGtttggaatttgaattgaatAGAGAATAAGGGCAAAGGTAGTCACCTTGCCGGGGACTTATAACAAAATTCACTTGGAGAACCTCCCCTCCTCTGGTATTCAGTGACCTCGATTTGGACTTGTTCTCAAAGGCTCAAGCCCGGTATCTTTTCCTTCTTCAGCGCCGCCTGCTACACAAACAATCGGATAGAAATTGAAGGGGGCTGTGGCAGATCTGCGGTCTTCCGATGGCCGACCCTAGACAATCTCGCCTTTTTTCTATCAATTTTCTCCATTTCCATGCTCATTCGTCAAGCCCAAATAGCTGTTCCTTCTTCAACACCAACACTCGAATCCAATTTCACCGGCGATGTTGCAGATCTACGGTTTTTTTTTGCTCGGCTTCGGTTTGGAGTTTGGAGGCGTCGAGGTAAGTGAGAAcgtgaaaactgaaaatctgAAACCCATACATGTCAAAAGCAACCAgactggtaaaaaaaaaattaccaagtCAAACACCCCTTTTTTGGTTTGCCACTGTTCTGTCAGCGTTTGAACCCCACGCGCTGTTAACAGACAGCAGGTGAGGGTCACCTAGGTGGATAGCAGAAGCTCCGAGTCTTGATACTAGAAGCAAGAAGATGTAGATGTATAGATGCAACATAAAATAATATGGGGTTGCTAGCACGTTACAACCACAGATGATAAGTTAGGAAATTaatattaaaaaccaaaaaaataaaaaaattgaaaattgaaaaaatgcATGTCAAGAATGGGATTCGAACCCATGCCCTTTCGGACCAGTACCTGAAACTGGCGCCTTAGACCAACTCGGCCATCTTGACTTGTTGTCAATTCATATGGTTAGAGACTTATTATACGTCATCAAACAAGATTCAGATTAAGgagagtttatatatatatacctgctTTCCCGCCTTTCTTCAAAATGATAATCTACCCAAAATCCCAAATGCTTACACGAAtcggaatgaaatctctcctcAATCCCAAAATCTCACTCTCCACTCTCAAATCCATATCCTCCCTTGCCGCCGTTAAAAACCCATCATTTTCCCCCAGTCTTTTTGACCCCTTCCAATTCCTCAATGATTACACAAAATCAACTCACTGCACTATTACAAACACTAGAATCTTACATGCCCACTCTCTCAGAATCGATTTACTCCCATCCAATGTCGCCATTGCGAACTCTTTACTTGACTGCTACTGTAGATCTGGTTCCATGGCAGATGCACTCCACCTGTTCGATGTAATTCCTGATAGAAATGTGATCTCTTGGAATTTCATGGTTTCGGGTTATAACAGGAGCTCGATGTTTGAGAATTCATGGGGAGTGTTCTGCAGGATGCGTTGTTCGGGTTTTGAGCCTGATGAGTTTACTTATGGGAGTGTTCTTTCGGCTTGCACTGCCTTGCAAGCTTCTAGTTTGGGTGAGCAGGTTTATTCGCTTGCAATGAAAAATGGGTTCTTTAGTAGTGATTATGTTCGGTCTGGAATGATAGACCTGTTTGCCAAAAGTGGCAGCTTTGAGGATGCTTTGAGGGTGTTTCGTGATGTTTCGTGTTGGAATGTTGTGATTTGGAACGGTGTTATCTCTGCGGCTGTGAGAAATGGAGAGAACGGAGTTGCGCTGGACCTTTTTCGACAAATGTGTTGTGGGTTTTTGTTGCCGAATAGCTTTACGTTTTCTAGTGTTTTGACTGCCTGTGCTGCACTTGGTGAAATTGGGATTGGGAGGGAGGTCCAAGGGTGGGTAATTAAGCGTGGTGCAGAAGATGTGTTTGTTGGGACTGCCATTGTAGACTTATATTCCAAATGTGGAAACATGAATGAAGCTGTCAAGGAATTCTCCCGTATGCCAACACGTAATGTGGTGTCTTGGACTGCCATCATTTCTGGTTTTGTGGGGAAGGGCGATTCTATCTCTGGCCTCAAGTTTTTCAGAGAAATGAGAAGAATGGGAGAGGAAATAAATAAGTTTACTATTACTAGCGTACTCACTGCATGTGCTAAACCATCCATGAGTGAAGAGGCAATCCAAATCCATTCACTGATATTAAAATCTGGGCTCTATTCAGCTGCAGAAGTTGGATCCGCTTTAATTAATGCGTATTCAAAAATAGGAGCAGTTGATGTATCTGAAATGGTGTTCAGGGAGATGAGAACTTTAAAGGATCTGGGTACATGGGCTGCAATGATATCTTCTTTTGCGCAGAATCAAAGTCCTGAAAGCGCAATTGGAGTTTTCCAGAGAATGTTACAGGAAAGTGTGAGACCAGATAAGTTTTCTACTTCTAGTGTCTTGAGTATTATAGACTATTTAGGTGTAGGGAGGCAGATACATAGCTACACTCTTAAAGTTGGGTTGGCCTTTGACGCTTCTGTTGGTAGTTCACTTTCCACAATGTATTCGAAATGCGATAGTCTAGAGGAATCTTACAAGGCATTTCAGCAAATTCGTGACAAAGACAATGTTTCATGGGCTTCAATGATTGCCGGTTTTTCAGAACATGGCTTTGCAGATCAAGCCCTTCAGTTATATCGAGAGATGCCATACAAAGAAATAATACCTGATCAGATGACTTTAGCTGCAATTCTAACTGCATGTTCTGCTTCTCGTTCCTTACTGATTGGTAAGGAAATTCATGGTCATGCTCTTCGTGCTGGAGTTGGAAGAGATGTAGTTGTTGGTGGTGCAATTGTGAACATGTACTCAAAATGCAGTGCTCTAGAATTGGCAAGGAGGGTGTTTGATATGCTTCCTCAAAAGGATGAAGTTGCATGTTCTTCACTGGTTTCAGGTTATGCCCAAAATGGGTGCATTGAAGAGGCACTTTTGCTGTTCCATTATATGCTGATGGCTGATTTGACCATTGATTCCTTCACAATTTCATCCATTCTTGGGGTCATTGCACTTTTGAATAATCCAAGTATTGGAACTCAAATGCATGCCCACATCACAAAAATTGGTTTGAATTCAGATGTTTCTGTTGGGAGCTCACTAGTGAGAATGTACTCAAAATGTGGAAGCATTGAAGATTGCCGGAAATCATTTGATCAAATCGAGAACCCTGACTTAATTTGCTGGACAGCTATGATTGCAAGCTATGCTCAGCATGGGAAAGGTGCAGAGGCTTTAAGAGGCTACGAGCTTTTGAAGGAAGAAGGAATCAAACCTGATTCAGTGACTTTTGTTGCAGTTTTATCTGCTTGTAGCCATAACGGATTGGTTGAAGAAGCTTATTTCTACTTCAATTCAATGGCTGCTGATTATGGACTTAAGCCTGGTTATCGTCACTATGCCTGTATGGTTGATGTTCTTGGCCGATCAGGGAGGCTGAAAGAGGCTGAGAGGTTCATTATCAATATGCCTATTGAACCTAACGGTTTAATATGGGGAACACTGCTTGCTGCTTGTGTGATGCATAGATATGTAGAGCTTGGAAAGTTAACAGCTAAAAAGATTATGGATTTGGAGCCATATGATGCTAGCACATATGTTTCCCTTTCAAACATGTGTGCAGATTTGGGCCTGTGGGAAGAAGCCGAGCAGATTAGAAACCAGATGAGGGGAAATTGTATGAGGAAGGAACCTGGTTGGAGCTTAATTAGTGTGAACTAGAATTGTATTGTGATTCTCACAGGTGAATGATTTTGATCTTCAAAGCTTTGAAGCTTCATATCAAAATTACAGTGAAATTTGGACAACAAAGTAAGAATCAGCAAGTCGAAACGCAAACAATAAGATGCACAAAATTTTTCACTTTGTTCTGCATACTGTTTACTCTCTTTGATCAATATTACATACGTCCCACCTCATTTCACGTTGTATTGccattgaaaataaaaaaataatataagagGATTCAGAGCACCGACGTACACTTGCACCAACACGAATGAACAGCTGGATaacattaaatacacttttttattattgataatataaTATCAATGATTGAGATTATCTAATAAAAGACGTGCATGGAATAATTTTGATGAGTGAGATTTGATTAATGTTGAGTTTCAGTTGCATGCGCTTGTACGAAATCCCTGACTTTGTGAATAAACACAGAAGAGTCATCCAACTCGGGATAAGCATAGAAAGTGTGAATGGCATTCGGAAACACCACCAGCTCCGCTTGTTTCCCGCGTTTTTTCAATCCCTCGTAGTACCTCTTCTGCCAATCTTGCAACTGATCCAAGCCCCCAACAAACACAACCGTCGCCGGAAAATCCACCCCCGATATATCCACCGCGTTCGGCCCGAACACATTCGCCACCGGATGGTCCCGATCCGACCCCTCCGGCAAAAACGCCTTCCACATCCAGTCCGTCCGCTCTATGTTCACCAGCGGCATATTTTTCAGTCTCGTCTCCGATTCCGTCCGCTCTTCTCCGCCGAAAAACGGCTGAATCGCCAACATTCCCACCACCTTTACCTGCCGGAACTCGTGCCCGCTGGCTCTGATCGCCACGTGGTGCGCTATGTTCCCGCCGGCGCTGTCCCCGGCCAGAAAGCACTGTCCGAGATTGGCGCCCTCGAACAagcagctgctgctgctgccgcTGCCGTCGATGAACTTGAGGACGTCGAATCCGTCGTCGTACTGGCAGGGATATCGATGCTCCGGCGAGAGGCGGTAGTTGACGGAGACGACGACGGCGGGGAGCTCCCGAGCGAGGCGTTGACAAAAATCGTCGTAGAGTTTTGAACTGGCGGACATGAAGGCGAACCCGCCGCCGTGAAAGAAGACGATGATGGGGAGCTTCTTGGTGGTTGCGGCGGTGGGAGTGTATAGGCGGAACCAGAGGTTGCGGGAAGGGCCGTCGCCGACGACGACGACGTCGGAGCTCTTGAGGTTTCTGTGAGGTTTTGTTAAGGGAGAGGGTTTGTAATCGAGCAAGTTCCAGAGGCGACGGTTGACGGTGAAGTTTGAGCGGCAAGAGGTGTCGACTGCGAAGGAAACGGCGGAGATGAAAAGGCTGACGGTCCATGGCAGATCTGGTGAGCTTTGGATTTTGGCCATCTTGTTCATTGAAAATTAATTGATTTCAGTGGACACCAGTGATTCAGTGAAAGAGATTGCACGTCAAAGTTGTGTATCAGATTTGTGGAAACAACTTAACTGGATCAGAAAGGTTACGTTTTATTATGCAAAAAAttaatgttttgttttttgttgtttgttgtggggggggggggggtgggttgGGGGTTGGTAGCCTAGCAAGTTCATTAATTAGGCGACGGTTGACGGTGAAGTTTGAGCAGAGGCGTCGACGGCAatgtgttgagatttttgattgcttctactttgtatttaaacaaaatacaatcaaaatcacaacttaaatgatttgattaatttgctacaagtagcaaatgaagcaagaaCAGATGAACAAAACTAGCAACATTGTGCTTTGAGTTTCAGAACTTTTTCTCTCTTACTGTTCTACATTTTACATCAACCTTAACCCTCATATAGAGATCATTCCTTCAACTTACCTTAGTGTACTAGCCCAATAGTTATGCATGAGCCCATAAGTACTGAACCCATTTAGAGTGGCCCATTTTTCAATTGTGGTCCAGATATTGATCTATCTACTGTAGTGTCAAGGAAAATATCCTCCATTTTACATTCTCTGTATTCCGATCATTTTGAGGCATCGATGATGAAATGATTAAATGAATCTTATTTAACTTAtttccttttaatttttctttaattaattacaGGCAAGCTTTACAGTTCTTTGGATGCCACTGACACTATGTTTAAATATGTTAAAAAAGAAAACCTGGTTAAGCCAAAGAGGTCATGTCAAAAAAAGGTGTTAACAAGATTTAGAATGTTACAAAGCATGCCGAACATTCTAGGGTTTAATTCTAAACATTCTCAATCATATTaacactttaaaaaaaaaaaaaaaaaaattctggtaCAATAATCTCACGATTCTCACCATTAGTAGAGCATGATTTTTAGAACTTATTTCAATTGACGGAATAACGAAACTTCGAATAAATTTTATTGTAATCTGACTTtgaaatttgtaaaaaaaatgtGCGTAATAATTTTTGAATTGCGTCAGTTCGAGAAGTGCTTAAGAATCATTATTTGATGGTGgagaaattttggtgaaaaagtgaaaaacaacgACATGCGACTTTGGCAAGGACAGGCTTTGGGTGAAAAATTATGGTAGTGAAGGAAGTCATGGAGTCAGACCAGTTATTGAGAAACTTTGGAAGGAAACGCGGGAGACTTTTTCTTATTGATCATACATTTGATTATTTAAAGGAACATTACACTTTCATGCAGAAGTGTAACACTAGAGCCGGCTCTTGGAAGAAGGTGGTCTAACATCAAGCTATTCCAACTTCCGATTTGTTAGATACGTGGTTTAACAAGATGAATAGAACAGAAATATCATGCTCCTTTTTACTTATCAAGCTGCGATTTTAAACATTGGAACTTTTGAATTGCAATACTCGAAGATTTTACCATACCCTGATCAGCCAATTTTGATAAATTTGATAATAGATCCTTTCAACTTCTGGCAAGGCATGTATTAAAATACAGATGTTTTTAACAAAATCAATCCCCATGATTCCTACAGCCTCTGTTTCTCCAGTATAAATAGAAATATAACTCCTAGAATGAAAATCGACATTCactctgtctttttttttttccttcatttggAGAATCAACATTCACTCTGATGATAATTGAACTTCTCTCGAGTCTCAACTCTCAACTACTATTTTGTATATCCTGTCACAAGGAGATTTCCTTTTTAACAATTGACTCATCATTCTTTATGATCACAAGCTTGTCTTTGGATCCTCCTGCACTTCTCCTCTGTCCAGAAACATGATTAACTCACAGACACCATATTCTCGGACCTTCCTGCTAGCATGGCAGGCTTTAAGCAAATATTGTATTCCCTGTTGTGAACTCTGTAATACGCTCATATACATAATCATAACTTCTCTGACATATTCATAATAAGATAGAGCATGTGGATCCAATAAAGAGTAGTCTCTCCAAAAAGATCCTGCATGATGTGCTTGCTCAAAGAACCAGACAGTAGATTTGGAACCAAAACCAAAGGCCACATAATTTCACATATTCTCATTTTTCTTCTGTCATTAATTTCCTGCATGACAGCCAACACATTCTGAATTAAAACCTGAAATAACATATGAGAATCATGATACTTTCATAAGATCGTCCATGAGAGAACCAGGATTCAGCAATTAAAAACATGtgaaaatcatgatggaaaaatAATTATGCACagataaaaatcagaaaattaagaAACAGAACAAGAAGACTAAAGCCAGAATAACCAACCTCATGCTTCCTCCTGTTATACAGAGGCAAAAAAAGGAGCTAAATTATCGTCATTATAAGCATGGCACTCTTGGGGCAGTTCCTGTAACATACCAGCTAAAGGAATCTAGTCATTTTCAAAATCATTTAACTTGGGATTACGTAGAAGAAGTATAAAAGGTTACCAGGTGTATATTTGGTCGTGAAAACAAGATAAATGCCAATACTCAATGTCTCTGCAAAGTCCATGACAAATAAGGCTGTAAATGGAAAATAGCAATTCTTCAGTCATCTAAGCAAactatgcaaaacaaaattaagcttcaagaataaaaatatgaacAAGAGCGATAGCTCAGGAGTAACTTACTCTTAGAAGCTACCAGAGCACtgataaaaactaaaaaaagctTGCTACTTAAGCTTTTGGAGTCACTAGGTTTTACACCATATCAAGAAGTATGCTACCTAAATGAAAAAAAGGATCTTTTCAACAGTCACTAAGTTTGTTGTCGAGTTGCAGTAAGTGGTGTGGaacctttctttgttttcttgacCAGCTTTTTATCTCTAATTCCATCATATAGAAGTTCATAAGCAGAATAAGTTACATGGCCCTTCTTCAATAAATCTTCTACAAGAATCTTAGGTGCTGCAATTTCCCTCTTATCAATCTCGAATATTGAATTGACAACCTCAGGAACAATGTCTTTGCGGACCATCAGGTGGATGATACCAACAGCTTCATGAACTCTATGCTTCATGCAAAGACAATTTAGGACTCTTCCAAATGTCACCAATGCTGGAATGAACCCTTTCTCAATCTTTTTCAGGAGGAAATTGTACCCTGAATCAGTGTTTCCTGCTTTGCAGAAACCATCAATCATGACACGGTACGTGAAACAGTCCGGCACACTGTTACTGTCACTGTCACACATCTCACAACAAAGCTTTTCTGCAGTACTCATTTCTAGTTTTTCACACAAAGCATTGATCATGATATTGTATGTTGCTGTTGTAGGTGATATATCATATTCCCTTTTCATTCTTCTAAATAGATGGTATGCTCCACCCAAATCCCCATTGCTGCACAAACCACTCATCAATGTGCCAAAACAAACAATATCTGGAGTCAAGCCCTTGTTCCTAATTTCCTGTAGCATGTCCAGGGCCTCATTTACTTTCCTAGCTTTGCAAAGGCTTTCTACAAGTATGTTATACGTAATGATGTTAGGAACACACCCTTTCTCCATCATCGCTTGAAAAGTGCACATCACATCCTCATATTTTGCAGACTTGCAAAGGCCATTTAACACAGTATTATATGTGATCACATCAGGAGTAACACCATGATTCCACATGCTATTTATTAACTCAATAGCATTATTCAGATTCAACTGTTTACAGTAACCATCAATTATTGTATTAAACGTAAATATGTCAGGAAGGTAACCTT encodes the following:
- the LOC133707312 gene encoding pentatricopeptide repeat-containing protein At1g74600, chloroplastic, with translation MIIYPKSQMLTRIGMKSLLNPKISLSTLKSISSLAAVKNPSFSPSLFDPFQFLNDYTKSTHCTITNTRILHAHSLRIDLLPSNVAIANSLLDCYCRSGSMADALHLFDVIPDRNVISWNFMVSGYNRSSMFENSWGVFCRMRCSGFEPDEFTYGSVLSACTALQASSLGEQVYSLAMKNGFFSSDYVRSGMIDLFAKSGSFEDALRVFRDVSCWNVVIWNGVISAAVRNGENGVALDLFRQMCCGFLLPNSFTFSSVLTACAALGEIGIGREVQGWVIKRGAEDVFVGTAIVDLYSKCGNMNEAVKEFSRMPTRNVVSWTAIISGFVGKGDSISGLKFFREMRRMGEEINKFTITSVLTACAKPSMSEEAIQIHSLILKSGLYSAAEVGSALINAYSKIGAVDVSEMVFREMRTLKDLGTWAAMISSFAQNQSPESAIGVFQRMLQESVRPDKFSTSSVLSIIDYLGVGRQIHSYTLKVGLAFDASVGSSLSTMYSKCDSLEESYKAFQQIRDKDNVSWASMIAGFSEHGFADQALQLYREMPYKEIIPDQMTLAAILTACSASRSLLIGKEIHGHALRAGVGRDVVVGGAIVNMYSKCSALELARRVFDMLPQKDEVACSSLVSGYAQNGCIEEALLLFHYMLMADLTIDSFTISSILGVIALLNNPSIGTQMHAHITKIGLNSDVSVGSSLVRMYSKCGSIEDCRKSFDQIENPDLICWTAMIASYAQHGKGAEALRGYELLKEEGIKPDSVTFVAVLSACSHNGLVEEAYFYFNSMAADYGLKPGYRHYACMVDVLGRSGRLKEAERFIINMPIEPNGLIWGTLLAACVMHRYVELGKLTAKKIMDLEPYDASTYVSLSNMCADLGLWEEAEQIRNQMRGNCMRKEPGWSLISVN
- the LOC133707314 gene encoding probable carboxylesterase 18, yielding MNKMAKIQSSPDLPWTVSLFISAVSFAVDTSCRSNFTVNRRLWNLLDYKPSPLTKPHRNLKSSDVVVVGDGPSRNLWFRLYTPTAATTKKLPIIVFFHGGGFAFMSASSKLYDDFCQRLARELPAVVVSVNYRLSPEHRYPCQYDDGFDVLKFIDGSGSSSSCLFEGANLGQCFLAGDSAGGNIAHHVAIRASGHEFRQVKVVGMLAIQPFFGGEERTESETRLKNMPLVNIERTDWMWKAFLPEGSDRDHPVANVFGPNAVDISGVDFPATVVFVGGLDQLQDWQKRYYEGLKKRGKQAELVVFPNAIHTFYAYPELDDSSVFIHKVRDFVQAHATETQH